A segment of the Desulfitobacterium dehalogenans ATCC 51507 genome:
AATAGTTGATATACTAATACTATAGTTTAAGTATCTCTCCCAAGTAGATAGGGTTAATCCTATTCCCATGGAGCAAGGGTTTCATGTGAGTTTTTGGTTACCAAAGGAGATATGTTCAATGAATAGGAAGAAGCTTCGCCTAATCTATAATCCCTATGCGGGTCGTCGTCGCTTAATCCAGGAGATGGATACGGCCATTCGCGTGTTTCAGGAAGGAGGATATGAAGTCACTGTTCATAGGACAGAATCTCCCACTGATATTGAGTACACTTCTTCCCTGAGCACGGATGTGGAATGCTTGGTTATTGCTGGAGGAGACGGCAGTATTCATCAGGCGGTCAATGGGTTGATGAAGATACCTTCCTCCCAGCGCCCGGTTTTGGGCATCCTGCCTGTAGGAACAGCCAATGATTTGGCTTTCGGACTTCGTCTGCCGCAGAAAATTTCTGAGGCCTGTAAGGTTATTGTTCAGGGCTCCCCTTTTGAGATGGATTTGGGAGAGGTTAATGAACGTTATTTTGTCAATGTGTTTAGTGCCGGTTTACTGACCGATGTCTCTCCAAAGGTGGATGTGCATATCAAAAACCGCTTAGGTCAGTTGGCCTACTATTTAAAGGGCATCGAGACCTTACCCACCTATCGCCCCTTCAAGGTTGAGTATGAGCTGAATGGAATCACTATCAACGAAGAAGCTATGCTCATTCTGGCGGTCAATGGGATTTCTGTAGGCGGGTTTAGACAATTGGTCCCCAAAGCTTCCCTAATCGATGGAAAACTGGATTTTGTCATCGTCCGTCATAGCGGCTGGCCTGATACCATGCGCATGCTTCTTCACTTAGTGGGCGGAGGTAAAATGAGCAGCGATCAAATCGTTCAATTCCAGACTTCAGAGCTTAAAGTGTTTACTGAGCGGCCTGTTTTCTCAGATTTAGATGGGGAGTGGGGACCGGACAGCCCTTGGGAGATTAAGATAGGTCCCAAGCTTACCGTGCTTTGTTAAGGGGCCCCTGCGGGTCCCTTTTTTGCACTGTCAGAAAGTATAAGCTTGCGCTATATACTTTCTAAGCATAAGGGCAACTAGGCAGCCGCCTTCACCAGAGGCTTGGCGCCAGCCAAGTTTTCTTTACACTCTATGATTTTCATGCCAAAAGGGGGGGGGATGGATATGGACTCATTTCAGGAAGAAATAATTGAAAAGATATCCGCTATAGCCCCCTTTTACATAGTAGGTGGAACCGTCCGGGATCAGTTGCTCAATCGCTCCAGCAAGGATGTGGATGGAATTATTCCCATGGACTTGGACGAAGTGGAAAAATACTTGCTGGAGTGGGGGTATCATCCCCTGAAAATAGGAGCAAAACATCAAACCCTTAGTGTGTTTCGGCGAGGAGAGCGTATTGATATTAACTCTTTTGGCGGCGACCTTAAGGTGGATGCTTTAAGAAGGGACTTTACCATCAATGCGATATTTCAAGACGCCCGAACCGGAGAATTGATTGATCCTCTCCAGGGAAGAAAGGATCTGGAAAATAAACTTCTGCGGGCTTGTGGCAATCCTCGGGAGCGATTTATAGAGGATCCTGTTCGGATTCTCCGCTTGGTGCGTTTCAGTGTTCAATATGGAATGGAAATCGAAGAGGAAACCTTTAGGGCGGCTCAGAGTCTTTTAGCTGGGTTAAGAAATGTGGCCAGTGAGCGAACTTCTGAAGAATTGAGCCGGATCTTAACCCTGGATGACCCGGCAGCGGGTATTCGTCTGCTGGACGAGCTGGGGTACCTGACACTATTTTTGCCGGAGCTGGCCAGGTTACAGGGTTTAGCCCAGAACCGTTATCATACAAAGGATGCCTGGGAGCACACCTTACAGGTGCTGGCCAATACTCCGTCACAGCTTATTCTGCGCTTGGCCGGACTTTTTCATGATCTGGGAAAATGGGAAGTGGCCAGCCGGGAATGTTATGTCTGGGGAAAATGCTGCGCAGAGGATCATGGATATTATATCGGAGAGTTTCAGATTCTCGGGCGTCAGCTGCATCGCTATCACGGAGACTATGTAGAGGTACATGGAACCCGCTTGGATCATTATCCTCAGATCATTCAAGTAAAGCGTATTCGCAGGGACCCTTCTTGCCGAAGGGGATTTGAATGGGTTCGGGACGGAAAACGCCATTTTCTTGGCCATGAGAAAGAAAGCGGACGCCTTGCCCGCCGGATTTTATCCCGTTTTCGCTTTTCTATGGTTTTAGGAAAAGAAGGTGAGGGCGGAGAAAAGGATCTGGTATGGCTGGTAGAAAACCATATGAGTGGGACTTTGAATTTTTTATCGGAACTTCGCGGCGAAGGTAATACCATGCTGTTGAACCATAAAATGAGAGGGTTCGTCTGGGAGAAAGGATGGGACGGCCGATCCTATCGCTTGGAAAGAGTTTGTCAGTTTTTGGAACTATGGCGGGCTGATTTTTATGGAGGGAAGAAACGGGAGCCCAGGGAGGAAAAAATCTTCAACGAACTCTTAGGAAAGCTTCAGGATACAAGCTGTGCAGTACAAAAACGTCACCAGGAACTGGTGTGGGATGAATTGGAGAAATTTGCCCAGGAGCACAAGATCAAGGGAAGGGAATGGGGAGACTTTAAAGAGAGCTTAAGAAGGGCGCTTGTTGTCAGCGTCGATTGGATTCCCCTTACCATGGAATTTCTGGAGAAGGAATACAAACATTTTAAAGGAAAAGAAAAAAGATATTGACCAATTAATGGTTAATGCAATATGCTTAATGAAATTATGGAAGAGAGAAAGAGAGTGAAGGGTATGAGTACAAAATGGAGATGTGTGATCTGCGGTTATATTCATGAAGGAGAGAATCCTCCAGAAAGTTGTCCCCTTTGTGGAGCAGGCCCGGATCAATTTGAAAAGCTCGAAGGAGCAGAACAGCCTGAAGTCCAAGCAAAGCAGAACACGAACCAGCCTGCAGCGGCAGCACCGGCTTTGGAGAGGGAACAAGCCATTATTCAGGCCCTCTACAGTATTTCTTATGGACTGTTTATCATTACGGCCCATGCCGATGGTATGGATAATGGACAATGCGCCAATACCTGTTTCCAAATCACAGCTGAGCCCCCGCGGATAGCGATCGGTATCAATAAGAACAACTATACTCATGAGCTCATCAGCACAAGCGGTCAATTCGGGGTGTCTGTCCTGAATCAGCAAGGTCATGATTATGTTCGGCGTTTTGGTTATCGCTCCGGACGGGATGGGAGTAAATTTGCGGACTTTCCCGATGTTCATCGGGGTCCATCTGGAATTCTCCTGCTGGACAATGCCGTA
Coding sequences within it:
- a CDS encoding diacylglycerol/lipid kinase family protein, whose amino-acid sequence is MNRKKLRLIYNPYAGRRRLIQEMDTAIRVFQEGGYEVTVHRTESPTDIEYTSSLSTDVECLVIAGGDGSIHQAVNGLMKIPSSQRPVLGILPVGTANDLAFGLRLPQKISEACKVIVQGSPFEMDLGEVNERYFVNVFSAGLLTDVSPKVDVHIKNRLGQLAYYLKGIETLPTYRPFKVEYELNGITINEEAMLILAVNGISVGGFRQLVPKASLIDGKLDFVIVRHSGWPDTMRMLLHLVGGGKMSSDQIVQFQTSELKVFTERPVFSDLDGEWGPDSPWEIKIGPKLTVLC
- a CDS encoding CCA tRNA nucleotidyltransferase — translated: MDMDSFQEEIIEKISAIAPFYIVGGTVRDQLLNRSSKDVDGIIPMDLDEVEKYLLEWGYHPLKIGAKHQTLSVFRRGERIDINSFGGDLKVDALRRDFTINAIFQDARTGELIDPLQGRKDLENKLLRACGNPRERFIEDPVRILRLVRFSVQYGMEIEEETFRAAQSLLAGLRNVASERTSEELSRILTLDDPAAGIRLLDELGYLTLFLPELARLQGLAQNRYHTKDAWEHTLQVLANTPSQLILRLAGLFHDLGKWEVASRECYVWGKCCAEDHGYYIGEFQILGRQLHRYHGDYVEVHGTRLDHYPQIIQVKRIRRDPSCRRGFEWVRDGKRHFLGHEKESGRLARRILSRFRFSMVLGKEGEGGEKDLVWLVENHMSGTLNFLSELRGEGNTMLLNHKMRGFVWEKGWDGRSYRLERVCQFLELWRADFYGGKKREPREEKIFNELLGKLQDTSCAVQKRHQELVWDELEKFAQEHKIKGREWGDFKESLRRALVVSVDWIPLTMEFLEKEYKHFKGKEKRY
- a CDS encoding flavin reductase, yielding MSTKWRCVICGYIHEGENPPESCPLCGAGPDQFEKLEGAEQPEVQAKQNTNQPAAAAPALEREQAIIQALYSISYGLFIITAHADGMDNGQCANTCFQITAEPPRIAIGINKNNYTHELISTSGQFGVSVLNQQGHDYVRRFGYRSGRDGSKFADFPDVHRGPSGILLLDNAVATLEAEVIGQLDAGTHTLFLGEVKNAEVRQKAEPMTYAYFRATK